The Homo sapiens chromosome 5, GRCh38.p14 Primary Assembly genome includes a window with the following:
- the EIF4E1B gene encoding eukaryotic translation initiation factor 4E type 1B — MLAVEVSEAEGGIREWEEEEKEEEAAERTPTGEKSPNSPRTLLSLRGKARTGGPMEVKLELHPLQNRWALWFFKNDRSRAWQDNLHLVTKVDTVEDFWALYSHIQLASKLSSGCDYALFKDGIQPMWEDSRNKRGGRWLVSLAKQQRHIELDRLWLETLLCLIGESFEEHSREVCGAVVNIRTKGDKIAVWTREAENQAGVLHVGRVYKERLGLSPKTIIGYQAHADTATKSNSLAKNKFVV; from the exons ATGCTTGCTGTTGAG GTGAGTGAAGCTGAGGGTGGAATCcgagagtgggaggaggaggagaaggaggaggaggcagcagagAGGACGCCCACAGGAGAAAAGTCTCCAAACTCTCCCAGGACTTTGCTGTCTCTGAGAGGGAAGGCCCGGACGGGGGGCCCCATGGAAGTCAAGCTGGAGCTGCACCCCTTGCAGAACAG GTGGGCTCTGTGGTTCTTCAAGAATGACCGCAGCCGGGCCTGGCAGGACAACCTGCACCTGGTCACCAAGGTGGACACTGTGGAGGACTTCTGGGC GCTATACAGTCACATCCAGCTGGCCAGCAAGCTCTCCTCTGGCTGTGACTACGCCCTCTTCAAG GATGGCATCCAGCCCATGTGGGAGGACAGCAGGAATAAACGGGGTGGCCGCTGGCTGGTCAGCCTGGCCAAGCAGCAGCGCCACATTGAGCTGGACCGGCTGTGGCTGGAGACG CTGCTGTGTCTGATCGGGGAGAGCTTTGAGGAACACAGCAGAGAGGTATGTGGGGCCGTCGTCAACATCCGCACCAAGGGGGACAAGATCGCTGTGTGGACGAGGGAGGCGGAAAACCAGGCGGGCGTGCTGCACGTTGG GCGTGTATACAAAGAGCGCCTGGGCCTCTCCCCAAAGACCATCATTGGGTACCAGGCCCATGCAGACACAGCCACCAAGAGCAACTCCCTAGCCAAGAACAAGTTTGTGGTGTGA